In Brachyhypopomus gauderio isolate BG-103 chromosome 2, BGAUD_0.2, whole genome shotgun sequence, the DNA window ATTCTAGTATTTATTACCGTTTTATACACAGTCCAGCACCCAGAAGACATTTCTGAATAAGTGAATACGACATAAACAAATGCATAACAAATGCACATATAATGCATATAATAAGTGCCAGAGAATTTTTTTAAGGGATAAATGGAGACTATCACTATAGCAGTgacggagatggagagaaagcagTAGTGTaagggagtgtgttggggtgacgTTCTTACCAACAAGAGCAAAGTTACTTTCCAGCAGCTCCCTGTGGGAGTTGAACCAGGCTTGAGCGAGCCTGCTGTTCTTGTTCTTGCCAACAATGTAATTCATGATGTATGCTAGGAGGCCTGTGACCATCAAGATCTCCATGTAGTAGCTCTCCCAGCTGTTCTGCAGGTGTGCCGGGACCTAAAGCACGAAAAACACTCAGTCGACGTGTCCGTCTGAGGAGCTACGAATGGTACACGTGAATGTATTTTACCTCTCGGTAGatgagtgtgtctttgaaggATGGGTTGGATTTTTCATATCCCTCAAATTCCTCGTTGTCATACTTGCTGTACATGTCCTGATCCTGTGGTagcaatggtaaaagaaaaatcaAATTAAAAAACATGAATCAATAATTAAATTTGGGCCCTATTCTGGCTGTAAGCCCAACTGTAATGTTCCTATTAATTTATTTCCCTTTAGAGAAGTTTTGTAATCGGCCCATGTTCTTATAGCAGCTTTAAAAATTCAGgcatgttatttttatttattcaacTCAATAAGCAATGAAACAATTCAATAACAGGAAACCCAAGTACCAACCCTCCCCTTTCAACCTCACTCTGAACGCCCATGGCATTCACCTGTGTATCTGCGTCCTCAAACTCATCCTGCCCTTCCTCGATCTCCACTGTGGCTTCATCCTCATCATCTTCCACAGGCGTGGACGAAGGCGCTGGCCTCGGGGGAGGTTGGCTGTCTGCTTCTGCCGGCTGGTCTTCACCCACGTCCTCAAACTCAGCAAAGTCATTGTCATCGAACTCGGTCAGGTCCTCACTGTCATCAAAGTCGTCGTTGTAGCGCCCCCTGGTGTCTGGCAGGGCCAGCAGCAGGAGGAGAGCAGGGAGCAGTAAGAGACAGCTCCTCATGGCTCAGCCTGCAACAGGAGaaatatacattttaattaCATTGTAAATATAATAAAAGAGAACACAGACAGATACCAAAAATTGGATTTGAGATTTAAGATTTAGGGAAGGGCAGTTTCAGGTATTATACCGATGCTGGAACTGAGCAACTGTCAGGAACAGCTGGTCAGATGTCATAGCTGTGAGTACATGTGAGTGTTTCTTCACTGTTCACCTAAGATTAACTGAAAACAAGAACAAAGGCCCCTATCCCTACATGCCCCCCTCCTGTTTTTGGTAAAACAGAGGAATAACCACACCCAATGTAGTGTGAGGTTCAGCAGAGATGTAAACTCCAGACAAGTAAGATTTGTTAGTGACCGTTTGTTGTGGAGTGCAGATTTGTAAGAATCACAAATAGATTAACATAACATGTGCATTCAATAAGTAAATATGAAAGGCAACAAGTACCAAATAATTTACATGTTATTAACTGTTCTGGAGTTGAGGATAAACATTCCTTGGACAAACCACTATCATAAATTTCACTGTTAATTTCAGCAAATTGAGGTGGCTTGGTTTCATCACAGCTTGAGTTTCCTGATTGAGTTTACAAGATATAGCTTCTGGTCAAATTATGTACACATCTTCCTGAATATTAACCACAGTTAGGACAAATATCTCAGGTAACAGCATAAACTAGTGAACCCACCAATCACTGCACGTCTCTGCTGAACTCGCTAGCTAGCAGCCGTTTAGTTAAACATCCATCCAGCTAGTACATGTAGCACAGCCGTCTGGTCACGCTGCCAACTCCCACCTTTGTGCGACGATACGTTTGGCCAACGCGCCGGCCAACACTGCACTTACACCGAACACCGACCGAGTTCAGCTCCGCGACTAACCCCAGACACGGAACAGACACGCGGCTAACGCTGGCTAATCCCGAGGAATTAGTCGCTGGCCAACGAAAATGTTGATCAGCGTGTCATCTACACGTTAGCCAATTAACTAGATCATTCAAAATTATTTAACTGGTTCATATTTTCTCGAGTTACGGGTCAACCACTACTAAAAGTGTTTACGACGTGCCACAAGCGGCTAGTCGGCCTCGCCCTGGTTGCCCGGTGATGAAACCTCACGCGCCAGCCGCAGGCAGCAGGCTAACCTGTTAGCCGACTAGCTAGTAAGACTGGTTCCAGCGCGGCGGCTAGCTAACGAAGACCCGAACCCGTGTGAAAAAATTGCGACGCCGGTGACTGGCCATGTTTTGACGATACTAgaatttttttttgacaatttaCCTTAAAAAATCACGCGTTGTAGAACAGGTGCTTATTGCTGGGCTCGACACATTTAAGGCTCAGCCCCCACAGGTCGAGTCCGTCCCAGAAGTATTTGCCGTGATAAATATCATAATAAGAGTCCTAACTAGCGTAAATACCGAAAAAAATATTCTAAGAATTTGATACACCGAAATGACTCACGTGGATTCATTCTGACTAATATAAGTTATTTAGTTAGATACTTATCTATCtggatatttacattttacggcatttggcagacgcccttatccagagcgacttacatgtttatctcatttttttatacaagtgagcaattgagggttaagggccttgctcaggggcacctcagtcatggcctcagatctgggaattgaacccacgaccctccagtcacaagaccagttccctaaccgtcAGGCCACGACTGCCCGACTGGATAATTCTGCATTAACAATTTCAAAATGCTGCCAACTTTAATTCACGTAATAACGGAGAATAAAATCTAATATTAATAGAATACTTTAATTATTTAATCCGTTATAGCCTAATATCTCACTCCGCTTTTAAAAGGCGTGCGTTTATCGTTTGGACTTTTACGGGCAGGACTTTTACGTTGAAGTTGACCGGGACGGTTCGATCAAAACCTTAACCGGACTCCGTTTATGGTTTTAGCTTGCCGACGAGAAAAGGCCCGTGGAGGTTTTATGGACCTACACTGACAAGAACCACGTTGTTTTATTATGCTGTGTAATATCCGAGCGCAAGTGAACCAGGACCGACGTGTAcacgctagctagctaacctagtTAACGCCAGTTCACCTTTATAGCCCAGAGACTGTTGTGATGACATTCCCTTTGTCTGGAGTAACGGGACGCGGGGTCGCAGTTTCACCGTAAAACAGACATTTTTAAGTTCTTTTTGGGGACTTTCTTTAACTGACCCGCATTGTTAGGTTCTCGCTTATCTCGACCCGATCGTTCTCCCCCGAAATGTCGCTCCACGGTAAGAGAAAAGAGATCTACAAGTACGAGGCGCCGTGGACGGTGTACGCCATGAACTGGAGCGTGAGACCCGACAAGCGCTTTCGGCTGGCGCTGGGCAGCTTCGTGGAGGAGTACAACAACAAGGTACACGGTTCCGTCGGGGCGAGAGCCTGTCACGGTGTCTTAGAGAAACTCGTTTGCCCTCATCTGTGTCCTCTGGCCCACTGCTACCAGATTTGCAGACGGGCGGCCTTGTACGTTTGTCGTTGCAAACTGGCTGGAAAGACCGTCGTGTGTGTTGAGAACGCAGTTGGTCAGTTCACGTCTCACCGCTCCGACATGTCTGGTGCAGGTGCAGCTGGTGGGACTCGACGAGGAAAGTTCGGAGTTCGTGTGCCGGAACACGTTTGATCACCCGTACCCCACGACCAAGATCATGTGGATCCCTGACACGAAGGGGGTCTACCCAGACCTGCTTGCTACCAGCGGAGATTATCTGCGTATCTGGAGGGTCTGTAGAACTGCGTAGTTGTCGGCGTGTCGTCTTCTCTCTTCCTCGTGTATTTTAAATACACCGgttcctctcctgtctctctccttcaggTAAACGACACGGAAACTCGTCTTGAATgtcttctaaacaataacaaaaactcAGACTTCTGCGCACCTCTAACTTCTTTTGACTGGAATGAAGTTGACCCCAATCTTTTAGGTAAGAACACTATCACAAGTCTTAAGTCTGTAATTCAGTTTTTTTGTTCATGTGTGCAAATCTGTTTATGCTATACATTTTCACTGTGTACATCTTCCATtgaatctctttttttttattttattggccCTTAGGCACTTCCAGCATCGACACTACTTGCACCATCTGGGGGCTAGAGACAGGGCAGGTACTGGGGAGAGTCAACCTGGTGTCGGGCCACGTTAAGACCCAGCTCATCGCCCATGACAAAGAGGTTcgtgtcagacagacagactcctAGGCAACTAATGTGTTTGTGGGGGCTGGAAAATTTCTGCTGAAGTAGTGAAATCCTTTTGAGGTATTTAACTTGCACACCTTATAAACTTTGTTGGAATTGTTTCCTATATCGAAAACTTCTTAATCaggtatacacacatgtacacacacatttcagcAAATGACTCCAGTGTATTATAGTCGAAGAACTAGAGCAAGAATTTTAAGTGTTCACTTGCACAGTTGATGAGACTCCTCTCTGAAATTGATAAATTATTTATGTCTTCTTTCTTTGGAAAACGTATAATACTTGTTTAAGGGTGTTTTCACATTTAGAGTTTTTTGTCCAGACCCAATACTGCTTGTTCCCCATGTTTGGTATGTTTGTCCAGTAAGAACGCTGTTTTTGAGCCCTGGGATCAGTATATCTGATCTTCCTGTAATTGGTGGTATGGAGTTGCTTCAATCCACAATTCATAGGGTTTGCGTGTTGGTTCATTGTGGGGTTGTGTTATTTTTGGTTAATTTTTTAAACGCTTTAATTTAGGGTGCCACTTGGGCATTCAGGTTTTTTATAGTGTGGACATGATTGCAGTGTATTTTATATGGACTAGCCATATGAGGGTCTTATTGTATAACATTATGTCACAGAACTGGAACAGTTTTATTGTATTAAGCTGACCTTTGCAGAGCAAGTTCATCTAGTAAGAGCATTGTGGCAAAATCCACATCTCCTGTGCTGGCTAGCATGGCTTTCTTATACTGGGTTCCTGCGCAGTGAAATGCCATGTATCCATGAAGCTCTGTTCTTTGCCACCTACCTGTTTTTATCCCAGAAAAGTGGCTAACGTTTTGCGAACCTGCACCCAGAAAAGTGACATGTGAAATTGTGCAATTAGTATGTCATTGCGTACGAGTATTTGGACGTATTTCGTCTgtgaagacaatccagtgagaATGAGCCCAGAGTCGGTCCTGGGGGTTGGATTAAAGTGTGATACGGTAGTAAA includes these proteins:
- the dcaf7 gene encoding DDB1- and CUL4-associated factor 7 isoform X2 translates to MSLHGKRKEIYKYEAPWTVYAMNWSVRPDKRFRLALGSFVEEYNNKVQLVGLDEESSEFVCRNTFDHPYPTTKIMWIPDTKGVYPDLLATSGDYLRIWRVNDTETRLECLLNNNKNSDFCAPLTSFDWNEVDPNLLGTSSIDTTCTIWGLETGQVLGRVNLVSGHVKTQLIAHDKEVYDIAFSRAGGGRDMFASVGADGSVRMFDLRHLEHSTIIYEDPQHHPLLRLCWNKQDPNYLATMAMDGMEVVILDVRVPCTPVARLNNHRACVNGIAWAPHSSCHICTAADDHQALIWDIQQMPRAIEDPILAYTAEGEINNVQWASTQPDWIAICYNNCLEILRV
- the dcaf7 gene encoding DDB1- and CUL4-associated factor 7 isoform X1, producing MSLHGKRKEIYKYEAPWTVYAMNWSVRPDKRFRLALGSFVEEYNNKVQLVGLDEESSEFVCRNTFDHPYPTTKIMWIPDTKGVYPDLLATSGDYLRIWRVNDTETRLECLLNNNKNSDFCAPLTSFDWNEVDPNLLGTSSIDTTCTIWGLETGQVLGRVNLVSGHVKTQLIAHDKEVYDIAFSRAGGGRDMFASVGADGSVRMFDLRHLEHSTIIYEDPQHHPLLRLCWNKQDPNYLATMAMDGMEVVILDVRVPCTPVARLNNHRACVNGIAWAPHSSCHICTAVADDHQALIWDIQQMPRAIEDPILAYTAEGEINNVQWASTQPDWIAICYNNCLEILRV